In Chitinophagaceae bacterium, the genomic window GTATTTTCCCTTTTGTTCTGAAATAGCATTGGAACTTTTAATTTCATATCGTTGTGTGACCTTGGTGACCAGTCTGCTAGATAGGCTGCGTAATGCCCTAAAGTGCTATCAACAGAATCTAATGCAAGAATGAGGCTTGTCAAGGCAACAGATTTTGTTACTTCATCTAAATTAAGATTATCTATCTCATTGCGAATAGCATCGAGTTTTTTTGTATTCTTTAATTGGAAAGGTCGTTTTTCTTTATTTTCAAGCATGCCACCGTAATACTCTGAAAACCAACCTTCGTAGCCTTTTATTGAGTTTAAATGGTCAATTAATTGTTTATATTCAGATGGTTTTTTAGTGTTCAGTAAATAGGTGCGTGCAAGTGTTTCTGACCATACAGAAATGTCGCTTGATGTTGTCTTGAATCCAGCTTGAGCTAATGCTTGCGAAACCCTTGTAGAGCCACTAAAGCCGTCTAGAACATTGTCTACCTCAATTTCTGAAATCATGTCAAATATGTAGGGTAGTATCTTGAGTTTTGAGCCTGCATACTTTATGCTTTCAGTTTTTGGGGTGTCAATTTTAGTATTACCCAATAGATATAGCATTCCACTCATTTTTTAGTTTTAAATTGTCAATGTCTTTTTGTAAAATTTCATTGGCTTCATTTCTATTGCTAAAAAACGGTGGGCAAGATAAATTAATTCCACTGTTTCTGTTTCTATAGTTCGTAAAATTTATAAGTTATCTCCTAAAATGAGTTTTGTTTATATCCATTGTTTTTTTGGTGGTGTATTTGATTTCTTTTAGTGGATGAGGGTGCCTATTTGTTTTCCGAGGATTATATTTTTTAAGTTATCTTCTTCATTGATGTCAAAGACAATGATGGATAGATTATCTTCTTGGCAGAGGGTAAAAGCTGTCATATCCATTACCTGCAAATGTTTATTGAGGACTTCTTGGAAGGTTATTTCTGAGTATTTGGTAGCGGTAGAGTCTTTTTCGGGGTCTGCTGTATAGATACCATCTACACGAGTTCCTTTTAGGACTACGTCTGCTTCTATTTCTTTGGCACGTAAGCTGGCTGCGCTATCCGTTGTAAAATAAGGGCTTCCGATACCTGCTCCAAAAAGAACCACTCTTCCTTTTTCTAAATGTCTTACTGCTCTTCGTCGAATGAATGGTTCTGAAACTTGCTCCATTCTGATTCCAGACATAAGGCGAGTGACCATTCCGTGGGTTTCCAAACTGCTTTGGAGCGCCATAGCATTTATCATGGTAGCGAGCATTCCCATAAAGTCTCCTTGCACCCTGTCTATTCCCATATTTTTAGAGAGATTTCCTCTAAATATATTTCCTCCGCCTATCACTACGGCTACCTGCACCTTCATATCCACAATTTTTTTTATTTCTACAGAATATTTGTAGAGAACTCGAGGGTCTATTCCATATTTCTGCTCTCCCATCAAAGATTCTCCGCTGAGTTTGAGAAGCACTCTTTTGTATTTCATGTTTTTTATGGTTTATTATAATGTGTTTTCTGTTTCAAAAATTATAAGAACTTGGTTTTTTTCTACATTTTCACCTGCTTTTATTTTTATTTCTTGTACTCTTTTTGTTTCCTCTGCTTTGATTACATTTTCCATTTTCATTGCTTCTATTACAACAAGAGGGTCGCCTTTTTCTACTTTTTGCCCTTTTTCGACTAGTATCTTTCCTAATAATCCATACATTGGGGATACAAGATTGGCGGAGTGCTTTGTGGCGGGGATGAATATATTATATTTTTTCAAAAAAGAAGCATAGAAATCTTTTATTTCTGCCTCAAATACGATTCCATTTATTTTCATTGTGACTAATGTATTATCTGCATTTGCTTTTATTATTTCTACATTGTAGCAAAGAGAATCTTGTATTATATGGAACAAATTTGGTTTTACTTCTACTATATCTCCGTCAAATATATTTGCATCTACTGTTATTTTTTTATTTACAGTATTTGCTTCTACAGAGAAGTGATGTTCTTTATTTATTATTATTTCTGTCATTGTGGTATGATTTTAAGGTGTTATTTTTTTATGTTATATTTTATTTGAAAAGAATAGAAACAGACATTCCGTAATAGAAATCTGTGGGAGATGCAGTATTTTGGATTTTTGGATAATACCGAATGCTGATGTTATCATTGACATCAAATTGACTGAGGTGTGCTGCAACGTGTGCATCTACAAGATTAAGAGCATATATGATGCAAAGAGTGAGTATCATATAATTACGCTGTTGCCGATAGGTGCTAACCTGAAGTTCTAAGTATTGGGTGCTTCTTCGGGTAAAAAATTTTACTGTGGTAGGGTCATTATCTCTTTCGGCAATGAGAGATGCTTCAAAATTGCTATATAACCCATTATAGTAAAAAGTTAAATAACCAAACACCGATATAGCTCCGTAGAGAATTGGAACTTTCCAATATTCTTTGTTGTAGCACTGTCCTAAACCAGGGAGGACAGCAGAAAAAATGAGTGCCTTATAAGGATCTGTATTGTGAAGGTTGCTGGTATCATTTGTGGGTAGAGAATCTGTTTGAGTATATCCTACAAAGGAGTTCAAAAAAAACAAAAGAAAAATATAATATTTAAACATCAAAAGAGAGTTTTTAGAGTGAATTCCATAGAAAGTTTTTTTATTGAAAGTTTTTTTGTGTGTTCAAAGCATTTATAATTTCTAAAACAGAGAGTTTATTTTTCCAGCTATCTACAAGTATTTGCATTTGTGTATCAGTGAATTTTAGAATTTTTTGAATGCTTAGATATGAGAATCCTTCATCTAACATTCCTAATCCCGATTCAACTGCTTTTTTAAGTTCTCCTTTTTGGATTCCAATTGCTTCTCCTTCACCAAAAGCGTAGTCAATGGTATTATAATAATCTCTATACGACTTCAAGCTTATTTCATAGTCATATATATCTTTTTCTCCGAACTTTGCAAGGGATGCTTTTTCAAATGCCTGACTAAAAATATCATCTCCTATAATGGTGGGGATGTTTTGAAAGTCCTCTAAATTTTTAATAAAATATAACCACTTGTCCAAACGGGTTGTAAGTTCTGTTTCTGTTTTTTTGAAATTAGGTACCTCGAGATATATGAAAGTTAACTTATCATAAAATATCTTACCGTTTTGATTCTTTAATTGAATGGTATGCACTACTTCTTTTTTTTCAGATTCTGTTTTGTAATCGTTAAAAGTAAAATCCAAGACCCCTATACAATATATTGCTTTTAAATCGAAGTTCCATCCTCCTTTTTCTGCTTGTTCTCTTATGGGAAAAGTGGAATAATAAATAGTTCTTTCTTTGAAATAATTTTGCTTTGCTTTTTGTATTTCTACAATAAATTTTTCTCCTTTCTCATTTTCACAGTAAATATCGTAAATGGATTTTCTGTCAACAAAGCCATGACCCAACTGTTCGGTATTCTTCAGTGTCAAATCCATTATCTTGTCTTCATTGGGCAGTAACGCATTCAAAAAGTCCATTAAAAGTGGCTTACTTGCTTCTTCTCCAAAGATTTTTTTAAACCCGAAGTCCGTAAAGGGATCTATATATTTTGCTTTCATGTTCTTGTTTGTCATTTAATAGATAAAAATAGAGTATAAAACAAAAATAAAAATATTTTTTATATGTATTAAAAAGAAGTATTCTGTGGTGATTTGTAGTATATAAAATAAGAAAGAACTTTTTTATATGTTCAATATTGTTTTATAAACTTCTGCATTTATTATTTTATTGGTTTCTATTTCACAGACGGAGGTATTTTTTTTCTTTAAAAAAAGGGGTATTTGCAAATGTAAAGATTCGGTATCTGTAATATGGAAATAGTTCATTTCAAAATGTTCGCATATTTTTTTTGCTGTTTTAGATTGGGTTGTTTCAAAATAAGGTTCTAGCTCCTTTAAATCTGAAGATTCGGGGATAATTCTAAAAATTTGC contains:
- a CDS encoding DNA adenine methylase gives rise to the protein MSGMLYLLGNTKIDTPKTESIKYAGSKLKILPYIFDMISEIEVDNVLDGFSGSTRVSQALAQAGFKTTSSDISVWSETLARTYLLNTKKPSEYKQLIDHLNSIKGYEGWFSEYYGGMLENKEKRPFQLKNTKKLDAIRNEIDNLNLDEVTKSVALTSLILALDSVDSTLGHYAAYLADWSPRSHNDMKLKVPMLFQNKRENTVLKGDIFDTVKGRTYDLAYFDPPYGSNNEKMPPSRVRYNSYYHIWTSVILNDKPKLFGKVNRREDSRDEVAPSIFEEFRKDENGHFIAMQAIRKLINETNSRYILLSYSSSGRTTKEELFDIINSAGKMIRALEIDYKKNVMGQMRWTNEWINSDRKYLEYLFLMGKN
- the pyrH gene encoding UMP kinase is translated as MKYKRVLLKLSGESLMGEQKYGIDPRVLYKYSVEIKKIVDMKVQVAVVIGGGNIFRGNLSKNMGIDRVQGDFMGMLATMINAMALQSSLETHGMVTRLMSGIRMEQVSEPFIRRRAVRHLEKGRVVLFGAGIGSPYFTTDSAASLRAKEIEADVVLKGTRVDGIYTADPEKDSTATKYSEITFQEVLNKHLQVMDMTAFTLCQEDNLSIIVFDINEEDNLKNIILGKQIGTLIH
- a CDS encoding Rpn family recombination-promoting nuclease/putative transposase, giving the protein MKAKYIDPFTDFGFKKIFGEEASKPLLMDFLNALLPNEDKIMDLTLKNTEQLGHGFVDRKSIYDIYCENEKGEKFIVEIQKAKQNYFKERTIYYSTFPIREQAEKGGWNFDLKAIYCIGVLDFTFNDYKTESEKKEVVHTIQLKNQNGKIFYDKLTFIYLEVPNFKKTETELTTRLDKWLYFIKNLEDFQNIPTIIGDDIFSQAFEKASLAKFGEKDIYDYEISLKSYRDYYNTIDYAFGEGEAIGIQKGELKKAVESGLGMLDEGFSYLSIQKILKFTDTQMQILVDSWKNKLSVLEIINALNTQKNFQ
- a CDS encoding DUF5683 domain-containing protein, with amino-acid sequence MFKYYIFLLFFLNSFVGYTQTDSLPTNDTSNLHNTDPYKALIFSAVLPGLGQCYNKEYWKVPILYGAISVFGYLTFYYNGLYSNFEASLIAERDNDPTTVKFFTRRSTQYLELQVSTYRQQRNYMILTLCIIYALNLVDAHVAAHLSQFDVNDNISIRYYPKIQNTASPTDFYYGMSVSILFK